A region from the Antennarius striatus isolate MH-2024 chromosome 22, ASM4005453v1, whole genome shotgun sequence genome encodes:
- the dram1 gene encoding DNA damage-regulated autophagy modulator protein 1, whose protein sequence is MAGLQGDLLEEEVTVHICLDQIYSHHHVRAVPPRPPVAVCRSALRVTDPSEMFWFMQGLCFLPAFLVIWSSCTFIISYLIALLKHDVDPVFPYISDTGANPPESCIFGLMTFIAACAATATMYARYKYVEKLTRDTGLLKPCLNKAALVLGMISCFGMCVVATFQETAVEAVHDIGALLFFVPGVVYAILQTVISYRVFPFGSSVCVCRARLIVAVIATVAFFPTVICAFFGRQSTLHRDPNDKGYSFYLASAVCEWIVAFSFIFFFLTYIDDFKLFTLKVTTEYEE, encoded by the exons ATG gCAGGACTGCAGGGGGATCTTTTAGAGGAAGAGGTTACTGTACACATCTGCTTAGATCAGATTTATTCCCACCACCATGTGAGAGCCGTTCCTCCACGTCCCCCGGTGGCTGTGTGTCGCTCCGCTCTGCGTGTGACGGACCCGTCCGAGATGTTCTGGTTCATGCAAGGACTCTGCTTTCTGCCCGCCTTTCTTGTCATCTGGTCCTCCTGTACTTTCATTATTTCTTATCTGATTGCGCTTCTCAAACATGATGTGGACCCAGTCTTCCCATACATAAG TGACACAGGTGCAAATCCCCCAGAGAGCTGCATTTTTGGCCTGATGACATTCATCGCTGCATGTGCAG CAACAGCCACCATGTACGCCAGGTACAAGTATGTGGAGAAGCTGACCAGAGACACAGGATTGCTGAAACCGTGTCTAAATAAAGCTGCTCTCGTGCTTGGGATGATCTCATGTTTTGGCATGTGTGTTGTCGCAACcttccag GAAACAGCCGTGGAAGCAGTTCATGACATAGGAGCACTGCTATTCTTCGTCCCTGGTGTTGTTTATGCAATCCTCCAGACTGTGATATCATATCGAGTCTTTCCATTTGGatcatccgtgtgtgtgtgtcgagcaCGTTTGATAGTTGCCGTCATTGCTACTGTGGCGTTTTTCCCCA CTGTCATCTGTGCGTTCTTTGGGAGACAATCCACACTCCACAGAGACCCCAATGATAAG GGCTATTCCTTCTATTTAGCCAGTGCCGTGTGTGAGTGGATTGTTGCCTTcagcttcatcttcttcttcctcacatACATAGATGATTTCAAG cTGTTCACCCTAAAAGTGACAACAGAATACGAGGAGTAG
- the washc3 gene encoding WASH complex subunit 3, protein MDEDGLPIVGSGVDLTKVPAIQQRRIVAYLNQFVVHTVRFLNRFSTVCEEKLANISLRIQQLETTLCILEAKLSSIPGLEDVTIDGLSQRQPSQANGLTTSNQNQTDGQPAEPPPPPEMAPESAGTQKTEAAADNVMTVAKDARYARYLKMVQVGVPVMAIRNKMVLEGLDPNLLDTPDAPVPDGETGTTEDVGATSSDSESSFSD, encoded by the exons ATGGATGAAGACGGCCTACCGATTGTGGGTTCCGGCGTCGATCTGACCAAG GTCCCTGCTATTCAACAGAGAAGAATTGTTGCCTATCTCAATCAGTTTGTGGTGCACACCGTGCGGTTCCTGAACCGGTTTTCCACAGTTTGTGAAGAA AAACTTGCAAACATATCTCTCCGCATACAGCAGCTTGAAACAACACTGTGCATCTTGGAGGCCAAG CTTTCCTCCATTCCTGGGTTGGAGGATGTCACAATAGATGGACTCAGTCAGCGGCAACCAAGTCAGGCCAATGGACTCACTACTTCAAATCAGAATCAGACAGATGGTCAGCCAGCagagccccctcctcctccagag ATGGCTCCAGAGTctgcaggaacacaaaaaacagaagcagctgCAGACAATGTCATGACAGTGGCTAAAGATGCACGTTATGCTCGATACCTGAAGATGGTTCAAGTG GGCGTCCCAGTTATGGCTATAAGGAATAAAATGGTTTTGGAGGGGTTGGATCCGAACTTGCTCGA CACACCGGATGCCCCAGTGCCTGATGGGGAAACAGGGACCACGGAGGATGTTGGTGCCACCAGCTCTGACAGCGAATCCTCGTTCAGTGACTGA